A window of Zingiber officinale cultivar Zhangliang chromosome 5A, Zo_v1.1, whole genome shotgun sequence contains these coding sequences:
- the LOC121980530 gene encoding fructokinase-1-like, protein MVTVNGDSAGSGASSGIVVSFGEMLIDFVPTVAGVSLAEAPGFLKAPGGAPANVAIAVARLGGHCAFVGKLGDDEFGRMLVAILRENGVDYSGVTLDSGARTALAFVTLRADGEREFMFYRNPSADMLLTEAELNLDLIRKAAVFHYGSISLITEPCRSAHLKAMEVAKQAGALLSYDPNLRLPLWPSAREAREKILSIWDQADIIKVSDVELEFLTGEDSVEDEVAMKLWRPNLTLLLVTLGEKGCKYYTKDFHGSVESFFVKQVDTTGAGDAFVGALLGKIIEDRSALQDEEKLKELLRFANACGAITTTKKGAIPALPNLAEVLQLIE, encoded by the exons ATGGTCACCGTGAACGGAGACTCCGCTGGATCCGGAGCCTCCTCCGGCATCGTCGTGAGCTTCGGCGAGATGCTCATCGACTTCGTGCCCACCGTGGCCGGCGTCTCGCTCGCGGAGGCCCCGGGCTTCCTGAAGGCTCCCGGCGGTGCGCCCGCCAACGTCGCCATCGCGGTGGCCCGCCTCGGCGGTCACTGCGCCTTCGTAGGGAAGCTCGGAGACGACGAGTTCGGCCGCATGCTGGTGGCCATCCTCCGCGAAAACGGCGTCGACTACAGCGGCGTCACACTCGATTCCGGCGCCCGTACCGCGCTGGCCTTCGTCACCCTCCGCGCCGACGGTGAGCGTGAGTTCATGTTCTACCGAAACCCTAGCGCCGACATGCTGCTCACGGAGGCCGAGTTGAACCTAGATCTCATTAGAAAG GCCGCAGTCTTTCACTACGGATCTATTAGTTTGATCACGGAACCATGTAGATCGGCTCACCTGAAGGCGATGGAGGTGGCAAAGCAAGCGGGGGCTCTGCTCTCCTACGACCCCAATCTCCGGCTCCCGCTGTGGCCGTCTGCGAGGGAGGCCCGGGAGAAGATCCTGAGCATCTGGGATCAGGCCGATATCATCAAGGTGAGCGACGTGGAACTCGAGTTTCTCACCGGCGAAGACTCCGTCGAAGACGAGGTCGCCATGAAGCTGTGGCGCCCAAACCTGACTCTGCTTCTGGTCACTCTGGGGGAAAAGGGTTGCAAGTACTACACCAAG GATTTCCATGGAAGTGTGGAATCTTTCTTCGTCAAACAGGTCGACACCACCGGTGCCGGCGATGCCTTCGTCGGTGCATTGCTCGGAAAGATCATCGAAGACCGATCAGCTTTGCAG GATGAGGAGAAGTTAAAGGAGCTGCTGCGATTTGCCAATGCATGCGGGGCAATCACCACCACCAAGAAGGGAGCCATCCCTGCGTTGCCAAATCTTGCAGAAGTCTTGCAACTCATTGAATGA